Within Verrucomicrobiota bacterium, the genomic segment GCTCGGGTCACCAAGCACCGAGAGCAGCGGCCTGACACCGCGAGGGCTGCGGATACGGCCAAGCACGTGGGTGGCGTAGTAGCGCGCCCAGGTCGCGCCCTGGACTCTGAGGAGCGCCTCTTCGGCGGTGCGGGCGATCGTATCATCGGGGTGGCCTGCCAGATCGCGCAGGGCATCGAGCGTCTTGGGGTTCTTGAGTTCGCCGAGACTGCGGATAGCGCGGAGCCGCATGCGCTTGTTGCCTTCATCAACGGCGCACTCGAGCAACGGACCGACGGCGACCCGGGGCAGCGACAGAAGCTCGCTGACTTGGGCCATCACCGCCTCGCCGTGCTCAACGAGCGCATCGGCCGCGGCGCGCCGCACACGGAAGTACGAGTCCGACAGGGCGTCGATGAGCGGAAGGACGGCGGTTGAGTCGCGGCCCTTGCCGAGCACGGCGATGATGCTGGTGCGCATGTGGCGGCTGCGGCTGTGGCGGAGCCTGTTGAGGAGGTACGGCGTGGCACGGCACCCAAACCGGCTCAGCGCCTCGACGGCGGCGGCGACAACGCGGCTGTCGCGGTCGCCAAGCCGTTCGACAATGGCATCGATCGTGCCCGCAACGTCAAGCCGGCCGAGGCTGCGGATGGCCGGTTCGCGAACAAGCGGCGACTCGTCGTCGATCACTTCGACAAGGGCCGGCGCCACGCTCGGGTTGCCGATCCGGCCGAGCACGTCACAGATGCCCGAGCGCAGCGCGACGCTGCGCATTTCGAGCGCCTCGACGAGCGGAATAACTGAGATGCGCTCGAGCCGGCACAGCGTCTGGATGACGTGCTCGCGCACCTCGACGTTGTCGACAACGAGCAGCCGGAGCAGGCGGCGGACGGTCTCGACGGTCTCGGTGCGGGCCATCTCGCTCACGAGCAGCTTGAGGGCTTCGGCCGCCTCGTTGCGCACGATCCATTCCTCGTCGCCCAGGGCGTCGGCCAGTCCTTCGATCACCGCGGGATCGCCGAAGCGCCCGAGCGCAGAGGCGGCAAACCAGCGGGTGACGGGGTTATCGGAGCGGGAGACTCGCGGCTTGAGTAACGCGGCGCCGGCCGAGGGATCGCCGATCTGGGCAAGCCCCTTGACGGCGTACTGCTGGACCTCGTCATCGAGATCGTCAAGCGCCTCGACGAGCGCTTCGACCGCCTCGGGCGTCTTGAAGGCGGCAAGCCGGCGCGCCGCCTCGCGGCGCACCTCCCAGTCGATGTCGCCGCGGAGTTCGTCGGCAAGCTGTCTGAGGTCCTCGCCCACGGCGCGCTCCTATGCCACCTCGATTATGCCCTTGCAGCCCGCGCCGGGCGTGGTCGAGGTCAGCTCGTAGTTGCAGGCGATGCCGGTGAGAATCTCGACGGCGGCCTTGAAGCACCCGACCCGGGCGCAGGTGAGGTTCTGGAGCGGCACGGCCTGCGTCGCCAGGTCGCGGCAGCTCTCGCCGTAGAGGCACGAGGCGACGTCAATCTCAACGCGGTACGGATCGAGCTCCTCGACCTTGAACTGGCTCACGTCGTCGAGGAGGCCGATCTTGACGCAGAGCTCGATGTAGCTCTGAATCGCTTCCTTGATCGTCGTCGCTTGGCGCGGCCGGAGACCGTATTCCTCCTCGAGGATGCGCAGCAGCGTCTCGGTCGCGTGCCGGTAGGCGCGTTCGATGAACGCGCGGGGCCGGATGCCGTGGAAATCGCGCGCGGTCTCCTCGAGCGCGTCGAGCCAGACGCGGGCAACAACCCAGCCGGTCGCGGTCTTGTCAGGTGTTTTCATCGCTCGCTCACGGGGGTCGGCGTTTCGTTCCGTTCGGGTTCGGGCCCGGCACCCAGCAGGCCCATGCGGTCCAGGAGCACCTCGAGCGCGCGAGGTGTCAACGCGATCTTGTGGTCGCGCTGGAGCTGCTTGACGAGGTAGTCGATGCCGGCGTCGCGGTTGTCGGACCAGAGGATGGCGATCTTGGCTTTGTCGTGGTCGCTGAGTGCGGCGAGCTTCTTGTTGATCGTCTCCTCCTCGATGCGCTCGGCCTTGACCTCGAGCATGTGGCTGAGCACCTCGACCGTGGCGCGACCGATGGCCAGTTCCTCGTTGGTCGGAATGACGAGGACCTTGACCGGGCCGGTGCTGATGGTGGTTTCGTTGGCGGCGTTCTTCGCCTCGTCCACCACGATGCCGAATGCCTCGAGGCCCTCGCAGGTCTTGGCGCGCACGGGTGTCGCGTTCTCGCCGATGCCGCCGGTGAAGACCACGGCGTCGAGTCCGCCGAGCACGACCATGTAGGAGCCGATGTACTTGCGCACACGGTAGCAGAAAATGTCGAAGGCGAGCTGGTGCTGGGCGTTGCCTTCGTTGGCGCCGGCGATGATCTCGCGCATGTCATTGGTCGTCTCGCTCACGCCGAGCAGGCCGCTGTACTTGTTCATGAGCGTGTCGACTTCCTGGGGCGAAAGGCCTTCGCGCTGCATGAGGTAGGGCACGAGCGCCGGGTCAATGTCGCCGCAGCGCGTCCCCATAGCCAGCCCCTCGAGCGGCGTGAAGCCCATCGAGGTGTCAACGCTCACGCCACCCTTGATCGCCGTGATCGAAGCGCCGTTGCCAAGGTGACACGTGATGAGCCGGCAGTCAGCC encodes:
- a CDS encoding HEAT repeat domain-containing protein, producing MGEDLRQLADELRGDIDWEVRREAARRLAAFKTPEAVEALVEALDDLDDEVQQYAVKGLAQIGDPSAGAALLKPRVSRSDNPVTRWFAASALGRFGDPAVIEGLADALGDEEWIVRNEAAEALKLLVSEMARTETVETVRRLLRLLVVDNVEVREHVIQTLCRLERISVIPLVEALEMRSVALRSGICDVLGRIGNPSVAPALVEVIDDESPLVREPAIRSLGRLDVAGTIDAIVERLGDRDSRVVAAAVEALSRFGCRATPYLLNRLRHSRSRHMRTSIIAVLGKGRDSTAVLPLIDALSDSYFRVRRAAADALVEHGEAVMAQVSELLSLPRVAVGPLLECAVDEGNKRMRLRAIRSLGELKNPKTLDALRDLAGHPDDTIARTAEEALLRVQGATWARYYATHVLGRIRSPRGVRPLLSVLGDPSPIVRYGAVRALGRISSKDVAGALALVLVSDADAVVRAEAAKALAQVEIEDPVYTSMLLTGLQDEDPQVRVPVARMLGRLEDLRVVEPLVAALGDAHWKVCRNAENALVSMGSDAVPTLLELVGAGDGRRRLLLISVLSKIADPQVKAALEQMFEAKDTPADVRAAISQALQEIALAATQPDQAPGA
- a CDS encoding acetate kinase — protein: MKVLVLNCGSSSVKFQLLDMESETAIAKGIVEKIGTSSAILRYTPQTGRGIKEVLEVLDHETAIELTLKTLTHGRHGVITSADEIGAVGHRVVHGGERFADSVLITDEVLDGIRACSQFAPLHNPHNLKGIEACAALLPGKDQVAVFDTAFHQNIPRHAYTYALPMALYRKLGIRRYGFHGTSHMHVAQKAAEVLGKPLADCRLITCHLGNGASITAIKGGVSVDTSMGFTPLEGLAMGTRCGDIDPALVPYLMQREGLSPQEVDTLMNKYSGLLGVSETTNDMREIIAGANEGNAQHQLAFDIFCYRVRKYIGSYMVVLGGLDAVVFTGGIGENATPVRAKTCEGLEAFGIVVDEAKNAANETTISTGPVKVLVIPTNEELAIGRATVEVLSHMLEVKAERIEEETINKKLAALSDHDKAKIAILWSDNRDAGIDYLVKQLQRDHKIALTPRALEVLLDRMGLLGAGPEPERNETPTPVSER